A part of Bacillota bacterium genomic DNA contains:
- the cas5c gene encoding type I-C CRISPR-associated protein Cas5 has product MENKVSFKVYGKFALFTDPLTKIGGEKCSYQIPTYQALKGIIESVYWKPTIIWIIDKVRVMKPIKTQTKSVKPLNYGESKAPYSLSIYTYLSDVEYQVQAHFKWNLHREDMSKDRNENKHYFVAKRMIERGGRRDIFLGTRECQGYVEPCCFGEGEGFYDNYGELSFDLMFHGFDYPDELGKDELHARFWRPKMVNGIIEFIRPEDCEIRKFVKKMSANPPVSVGLDEEGLLEGYCTEGVR; this is encoded by the coding sequence ATTTACTGACCCACTGACTAAGATTGGAGGGGAAAAATGTTCTTACCAAATCCCAACCTACCAAGCGCTAAAAGGTATCATAGAATCGGTTTATTGGAAACCCACAATTATTTGGATTATCGATAAAGTGAGAGTTATGAAACCGATAAAAACACAGACAAAGAGCGTTAAGCCACTCAACTATGGCGAGAGTAAAGCACCCTATTCCCTTTCAATATATACCTATCTTTCCGATGTGGAGTATCAGGTTCAGGCACATTTTAAATGGAACTTGCATCGTGAGGATATGTCGAAGGATCGGAACGAGAACAAGCATTATTTTGTTGCCAAGCGGATGATTGAGCGGGGTGGCAGAAGGGATATTTTTCTGGGAACGCGCGAGTGCCAGGGCTATGTGGAGCCATGCTGTTTCGGCGAGGGCGAGGGCTTTTACGACAATTATGGAGAATTGTCATTTGATCTGATGTTCCATGGATTTGATTACCCTGATGAATTAGGTAAGGATGAACTTCACGCTAGATTTTGGCGACCGAAGATGGTCAATGGTATTATTGAGTTTATCCGTCCGGAAGACTGCGAGATTCGTAAATTCGTAAAAAAAATGTCTGCGAATCCTCCCGTATCTGTTGGTTTAGATGAGGAAGGTCTTCTAGAAGGGTATTGTACAGAGGGGGTTAGGTAA